A window from Choristoneura fumiferana chromosome 22, NRCan_CFum_1, whole genome shotgun sequence encodes these proteins:
- the LOC141440195 gene encoding uncharacterized protein, translating into MECGVRQGGLSSPLLFCLYVDALLEQLGGTHVGYHVDGVCLNNISYADDMVLLAPSIAALRNLVAVCESYASSHGLHTAWREKDCTACPTERHRPGFKYLGHIVTDDLKDDADMERERKALCVKANILARRFARCSNAVKITLFKAYCSSFYTSSLCCGSDIPKSHTMHLGC; encoded by the exons ATGGAGTGTGGGGTGCGTCAAGGTGGTCTGAGCTCGCCTCTGCTATTTTGTCTGTATGTGGACGCACTCCTTGAGCAGCTCGGTGGCACACATGTCGGCTACCATGTTGATGGCGTATGCCTAAACAACATCAGTTACGCGGACGACATGGTGCTGCTGGCTCCCTCCATTGCCGCGCTCCGTAATCTTGTAGCTGTATGTGAATCCTACGCCTCCTCACACGGTTTGCATACAGCATGGCGGGAAAAAGA TTGTACCGCCTGTCCAACTGAACGGCATCGCCCTGGCTTCAAGTATCTCGGGCACATTGTTACTGACGATCTGAAGGACGATGCTGATATGGAAAGAGAGCGAAAAGCATTGTGTGTGAAGGCAAATATACTGGCCCGCAGGTTCGCTAGGTGTTCAAACGCAGTCAAGATTACACTGTTCAAGGCGTACTGTTCTTCCTTTTACACCAGCAGCCTGTGCTGTGGGTCCGATATACCCAAAAGTCATACAATGCATTTAGGATGCTGA